In Streptomyces sp. NBC_01231, the sequence GACCGGAACGACATCGTCGTGCTCCCGCGCACTCAGCCGACGGCGATCAGGGAGAGCGGCCGCGCCGACCTGGCGGTCTTCGACGAGACCGGCGTCTGTATCGCGACGGTGTGCGCGGGGCGCCTGGTACACAGGCGGCGTTGACGGCCGGCCGGGCATACAGCCGGTCGGGCATGCATAGTTGACGTCTCGTCAGAACGTGGCGGCTAGCCGGCGAACGCCTTCGCGAACGCGCCCGAACCCTGTTCCACCCCGCTGCAGTTGGTCCGGGCGTCGTCGTCCCCGGTTTTCCCCTCCTCGCACTGCTGGTCGCGGAACGTCGACCACATGGACACCCACGCGATCTCGTTCTTCGCGGCGAACGTCCGTACCTGGGCCGCGTCGGAGAGGGTGAACGTCTCGCCGTCGACGTCGTTGACGCCGATCATCGAGGTGAGTGCCATGCCCCGCCAGGCGGCCGCGGACGCCAGCCCGAACACCTTCATCAGCTGGGTGTGGGAGGCCTTGGCGGAGGTGAGCGCGTAGTCGCCCATGTCGTCGGCGTACGACTCGCCGTAGTTCATCGTCATGAGGTTGACGGTGGAGACCTGCACGTCATGCTCGTTGGCCGACTCCAGCAGCGCCAGGCTGTCCGCGTCGAGGCCGGACGGCATCACCGGGAGCGTGAAGGAGACGCTGAGGTCGGCGCGGTCCTTCTGCAGGAGGGCGATCGCCTCGGAGCGCAGGTCCACCGAGTCGGAGTCGGCCAGTTCGTCACCCTCGATGTCGAAGTCGGCCTGGGTGGAACCGGCCGCGTCCAGGGCCTTGCCGTACGCCTCGGCCAGTTCTGACGCGCTGTCGCAGGTCGCCGCGAGTTCCTCGCCGGAGGCCCCGCCGAAGGAGACCCGCACGCTGGCGCCGTCCTCCTTCAGGCGCGCGATCCGGGACTTCACCCCGGTGGCGCCGACGGCGTCGTTGTCGTTCCACTTCGGCGTGCAGCCACCGCCGTCGGAGATCACGAAGGCCAGGTTGTACGTCTCGGGGGAGCCCGTGGAGTCGAGGTCGGAGGCGTCCGTCGCGCTGACGTAGGGGGCGTAGGCGGTGGCCGCCGGTGCCTCCTCGCTCGAGGAAGTGTCAGGGGGAGTGCTCGGGGTGGTGCTCGCCTGTTTGGAGGCCTCGGGGGCCGCGTCCGATGTGCCGTCTGATTCCGCGGAGCATCCCGCGGTGGTCAGCGCGAACAGGCAGGTGAGCCCGGCCGCCGGCTTCAGGAGACTCCGCATTGCGTATCCACCCGCTCTCATGGTTTCTGCCTCAGGACGGAAACGAAGAGCGTTTCCGGAGTGGAAATGTCTCACACGTGGTCGGGCTTCGCACGGACCGCAAGTACACGGGCACTTCACGGGCAGACATGGTCAAAAGGTGCACCGCAGACGCGCGATTCGGGCATTCGACTCCTTTCCCTCCGTGCGGAGTTGTGCAGGCTTTCTGGGAAACTCTCAGGAAGCGGACAGGTTGACGACTTTCTCATGGGCGGCTCACAAGAGAGTCAGAGTTAAGACCGAATAAAGGGTCCCTAATATCCGGGGAATGCATTCTGAGCCTGCCATCGAAAACCGCGCCGCCGCCACTGGGCGCGGGCGCCGCCGTAAACGCGGCAACGAGTCCGCCGAGGGACCCGTGTTCGTCGACAACTCCGGGCGCCGCTCCAAGCTGCTGCGCCGGGTCGGCCTCCTGGTCGGTGTCGTCTGCCTCGGGTACGCGGTCGTGCTCAGCATGGCGTTCATGGGCATCGGCACCTCGATCAACCCGTCCTCGCTGGTGCCGTTCGGCGGTGGTCGGGCCGGCCCCCAGAACTCCGGCCCCGGCGGCGCCGAGCCGCAGGGCGGTATCGGTGCCCCGCCCGCGAGGCCCACCGGCACCCCGCCCACGGGCCTCGCCACCGGCGCCCCGCCCAGCTCCGCCCCGACCGTGTCGGCGTCCGCCGCCGCGGCCGACGACTGACGGGAACGCAGGCACCCCATGACGACGACACCCTCACGCGGCCGTCGGCGCGCCCCCACCCGGATGAAACGGGCGGCGGGCAAGGCCGCGGCACTGCAGAAACCGCGGATCATCCTCGCGCTGCTGCTCCTGCTCGCCCTGACCAGCGTCATGCTGCTCGACGGCTATCTGCGCGCCGAGGTCGGCGGCGACCAGCGCGTGCGCGACGGAGCCGGCTCCGACGAGGTCCCCGACAAGATCCTCAACGGCGGGCCGATCGTCTCCTTCCGGAACGGCCAGGCCACCACCGTCTCCGTCCCGAAGAAGACCATCGCGCTCACCTTCGACGACGGCCCCAACCCGACGTACACGCCCGACGTCCTGAAGATCCTCGAGAAGTACGACGTCCCCGCCACGTTCTTCCTGGTCGGGTCGATGGTCTCGCGCTACCCCGGCATCGTGGACGACATGGTCGAGCAGGGCAACGAGGTGGGCATCCACACCTTCACCCACGTCGACCTCTCCTACCAGAGCGACGCACGCGTCCGGCGCGAGATGGAGCAGACGCAGCTCGCGCTGGCGGGCGCGGCCGGCATCACGACCACGTTGTTCCGGGCGCCGTACTCCTCGGAGACGGACGCCATCGACAACTACAGCTGGCCCGTCTACAAGGAGCTCGGCGCCGACGGCTACACCAGCGTCTTCGTCGACACCGACAGCGACGACTGGAAGAAGCCGGGCGTCTCGAAGATCGTCCAGTGGGCCACGCCGAAGGGGACCGCCGGCGCGTCCGTCCTGATGCACGACGCGGGCGGCGACCGTGAGCAGACGATCGAGGCGCTGCCGAAGTACATCGCCAAGATGAAGGCGAAGGGGTACACCTTCACCACCATCAGCGGTGTCATCGAGGAGCAACGCGCGAGCGAGCGGGAGACGGCCGGGGTTCCCGGGGCCACCGGGGTTCCCGGTGGCGTGCAGACCGCGGGCGGGCCGAACGGTCCAACGGGCAACCAGGGTTCGACCGGCAACCAGGGTTCGACCGTGTCCCGTCTCCAGGCCGCACACCGCGAGGCCACCGGCGCGACCCTCTACGAGGGCAAGGCCCTCGTTCTGGCCGTCGCCGTCGCCGAGCTGACCGTTCCGACGCTCTCGGTCGGACTGATCGTCGTGGGCGTGGCCGTCATGGGCCGGTTCGGCATGATGCTGATTCTCGCCCGCCGGCACTACAGACAGCGCAACAAACGCCGCTACACCTGGGGAGCACCGGTCACCCGACCGGTGAGCGTGATCGTCCCGGCGTACAACGAGAAGGAGTGCATCGCCAACACCCTCAAGTCGCTGGCGCGGAGCACCCACCCGATCGAGGTCATCGTCGTGGACGACGGCTCGACCGACGGCACCTCCGAGATCGCGCGCGACGCGGCCGAGGCACTCGGCATGACGAACGTCCGGGTCATCCGCCAGGAGAACGCGGGCAAGCCTGCCGCCCTCAACAACGGGGTACGCAGCGCCAGTTACGACATCGTCGTGATGATGGACGGCGACACGGTCTTCGAGGCGGACACCGTGGGAGAGCTGGTGCAGCCGTTCGCCGATCCCGAGGTCGGCGCGGTCGCCGGAAACGCCAAGGTCGGCAACCGCGACACCGTCATCGGCGCCTGGCAGCACATCGAGTACGTGATGGGCTTCAACCTCGACCGCCGTATGTACGACCTGCTGCGCTGCATGCCGACCATCCCCGGCGCGATCGGCGCGTTCCGCCGCGAGGCGGTCCTCCAGGTCGGCGGGATGAGCGAGGACACCCTCGCCGAGGACACCGACATCACCATCGCCATGCACCGCGAGGGCTGGCGGGTCGTGTACCAGGAGCACGCCCGCGCCTGGACCGAGGCCCCGGGTTCCCTCAAGCAGCTGTGGTCCCAGCGCTACCGCTGGTCCTACGGCACCATGCAGGCGCTCTGGAAACACCGCAAGTCCCTCACGGACAAGGGGCCTTCGGGACGCTTCGGCCGGGTCGGCATGCCGCTGGTGGTCGTCTTCCAGATCGTCACGCCGGTCTTCGCCCCGCTCATCGACGTGTTCACCGTCTACTCGATGATCTTCATCGACTTCCAGGCGGCGCTGCTGGCGTGGTTCGCGGTGCTGGCGGTCCAACTGGTGTGCGCGGCGTACGCCTTCCGCCTCGACCGTGAGAAGTACCGCTACCTGCTGATGATGCCCCTCCAACAACTGGCCTACCGCCAGATGATGTACCTCGTCCTCATCCACTCCTGCATCACCGCCCTCACCGGCGGCCGCCTGCGCTGGCAGAAACTGAAGCGGACCGGCGAGGTCGGCACTCCGGCGGGGGCGAGCTGATGAGCTGGGGGCAGGAGCAGCAGGAGCAGCAGGAGCAGCAGGAGCAGCAGGAGCAGCAGGGACATCCGCAGGGACATCCGCAGGGGCATCCGCAAGGGCTGCAGGGGCAGCAGGGGTACCCGCAGGGGTACGGATTTGGGTACGGGCAGCACCCCGGCCAACCCGGCCGGCCCGGCTACGGTTACGAGGGCTACGGCGGCTACGAGGGCTACGCCCAGCAGCAGTATCCGCCGCAGTCGTATCCCCAACAGCCGTATCCCCAACAGCCGTATCCCCAACAGCCGTATCCCCAACAGCCGTACCCGCAGCCGCACGTGGACTACGGGCAGGGGGAGCCGACGCCCGACGCGACGGCGACGCTGCCCGTGCTGGATGAGCCGAGGCCGGAACCGGGGCCGGGGGTGGCGCCGGAGGCCGAGGCTGCCGTCGGGGCGGAGGAGGAGAAGCCTCCGCCACCGGCGAAGCCCGCAGGCCGCGACCGCTACTTCGACACCCTCAGGGCCGTCGCCCTCATCCGTGTCGTCATCTACCACACCTTCGGCTGGGCCTGGGCCGGACTGGTCTTCCCCTCCATGGGGGTCATGTTCGGCCTGGCCGGCACCCTGATGGCGAAGTCCCTGGAACGGCCCGCGCGCACGGTGGTGAGGAGCCGGCTGCGCCGCCTCCTGCCCCCGTTCTGGTTCTGGGGCCTCTTCGTGGTCGTGGCGATGCTGGTCCATGACTGGATGCCGGGCTGGCAGATCGTCTACTGGGTCGTCCCGCTCGGTGACCCCCCGGGCAACGCGTGGGGCGAGCAGGCCTGGGAGATCCTCTGGTACCTGAGGACGTACCTCTGGTTCGTCCTCCTGTCCCCCCTCCTGCTGAAGGTGTTCCGACTCGCCCCCGTTCCCGTGCTGTTCCTGTCCCTCGCCCCGATTCTGGTCCTGAACTTCGTCTGGTCGGGACCTGACAACCGGGTCGGCGGCGCGATGTGGGACCTGTCGACGTACCTGTTCTGCTGGATCCTCGGCTTCGCCCACCGCGACGGCGTGTTGCAGCGGCTGAAACCGGCCGCGGTGGTCCTGCTGTCACTGGCCGCGCTCGGGTACGGCGGCTGGTACGCCTACTCCCACCAGGCCGAGTTCGGCACCTACGACCTGGACGAGAACCCGCTCGCGCAGGCCTTCTGGTCCGCCGGTTTCGTCATGCTCCTGATGTGGGCCAAGGCCCGGTTCCGGATCGACTTCGCCGGACTGACGGGCTTCCGTCGCCTGGACCGGATCGTGACGGTCTTCAACGCCCGGGCCGTGACGATCTACCTCTGGCACGAGATCGCGCTGATCCTGGCGGTCCCACTGATCGACCAGTTCTGGAAGGTGCCCGCGTTCGAGACGTATCTGCCGCTGGACAGCCAGTGGTTCATGTTCGGCGTCGGCTGGGTCCTGATCGCCGGTTTCGTCCTGCTGTGCGGGTGGGTGGAGGACGTGGCCGCGAAGAAGAGGCCACGGCTCCTCCCCTGAGCGGGCGCGGGGTGACGTACTGCAACAATGGCCCCGTGACCCGCGCCTCCCTGAACAAGCAGCCGCACGAAGTCGCCTCGATGTTCGACGACGTGGCGGAACGGTACGACCTGACCAACGACGTGCTGTCGCTCGGCCAGGACCGGGTGTGGCGCAAGGAGGTCGCCAAGGCCGTCGACGCCCGCCCCGCGCAGAAGGTCCTGGACCTGGCCGCCGGTACGGCCACGTCCTCCCTGCCCTTCGCCCGCACCGGCGCGTACGTCGTCCCCTGCGACTTCTCCCTCGGCATGCTCCAGGTCGGCAAGCGCAAGCACACCTGGCTGCCGTTCACCGCGGGCGACGCGACGAAGCTGCCCTTCAAGGACGACACCTTCGACGCCGTCACCATCTCCTTCGGGCTGCGCAACGTGCAGGACACGGACACCGCGCTGCGTGAGATGTACCGGGTGACCAGGCCCGGCGGCCGGGTCGTGATCTGCGAGTTCTCCCATCCGACCTGGGCGCCGTTCCGCACGGTGTACAGCGAGTACCTGATGCGTGCCCTGCCCCCGGTGGCCCGTTCCGTCTCCTCGAACCCCGACGCGTACGTCTACCTCGCCGAGTCCATCCGCGCCTGGCCCGACCAGCCCGCACTGGCCGAACGGCTGCGCGAGGCCGGCTGGTCGAAGGTGGCCTGGCGCAACCTGACCGGCGGGATCGTGGCCCTGCACCGGGGGTTCAAGACCGAGGGGCAGTAGGCCAGTTGGCCGGTTGGGCCATAGGGGCAGTAGGGCTGGGGTAGTAGGGCTGGGCTTCGAGTCCGGTGGTATCAGTACCGCGAGCCGAATCCGGCCACGGTGGCGAAGGGGCCGCCCGGTTCATCGAGCTCGCGCTGCATCCCGCCGCCGCCCGGCCGGGGCAGGCGCGGCTCGTGGACGCCCGCGCCTCCGCCGCCCTCACCCTGGCCGAACTCGAACCAGACCGTGACCACGGCCCCGCGCGGCACCTCGACACCGGGTGGCGGATATTGCCGTACGACATAGTCGACGACGGTGCGAGAGAAGTCGGGGCGGTCGGGCGCGGAGAGCAGCACACCGCCTGTCGTGGCTGCCTCACGTGCGTCCATGGCCATCAGACCGACCAGCTTCGGCACGCGCACTTCAGGCGGTTTGGGTGTTATTCGCACGGATGTCACCCCCAGCGGTACTGGCAGGGTAACCCCGGCCCCGCACCGCTCGGAAGCGTCAAGTATCTTTCCGTAGCAGTCGATTACTCTCGGTGACGTGAGGTGACGTGCCGGGACGGCGCAGCTAGAGCGCCAGCCGGTAGCAGTGCCCCTCCTGGCGCGTGGTCGGCGTCATGAAGACCTCGGCGAGGCTCATGCCCAGGCGCCGGGTCACCGCGATGGAGCGCGCGTTGGCGGCGTTCACCATCGCCACCACGCTCGGCACACCCGCCGCCCGCACCCGTTCCACCGTCATCCGCGCCGCGGCGGTGGCGTACCCCTGGCCCCAGTGCTCCCGTCCGAGCCGCCAGCCGATCTCGATCTCGCCCGCGGGGCCCCACTCCCGCTCCCACGGCTGGGCCCCCGTGAAGCCGATGACCTTCCCGGACTCGTCGAGCATGGTCCACAGGCAGTAGCCCCGCTCGGCGTCGTGCCGGCGCTGGCGCGCGGTGAGCTCCTCATAGACCGAGAGCTCCGCGATCCTGCCGCCGTGGAACTCCATGACGTCCGGGTGGGAAAAGGTCCGGTGCCAGGCCACGGCGTCCTCGTCGGTGGGGACACGCAGCCGTACTACGGGGAGAGCTCGGTTCACTGGGCAGCCCTTCAGCCGGGTGATCAATTCTGCTGAATAGACTGCCCATGTCCAGTGCCGGTCGGCACGCAGATTCCGAACTTGGGGAGATCCCGCCGTGACCGAGCCCCTCTCCGAAAACACCGCCGATGTGATCGTCGTCGGCGCGGGGCCAGCCGGCTCCACCACCGCGTACCACCTCGCCAAGGCCGGACTCGACGTGCTCCTGCTGGAGAAGACCGAGTTCCCGCGCGAGAAGGTCTGCGGCGACGGCCTCACCCCGCGTGCCACCAAGCAGCTCGTGGCCATGGGCATCGACATCTCCGAGGAGGCCGGCTGGCTGCGCAACAAGGGCCTCAGGATCATCGGCGGGGGTGTGCGGTTGCAGCTCGACTGGCCGGAACTCGCCTCCTTCCCGGACTACGGCCTCGTCCGCAAGCGCGACGACTTCGACGAGCAGCTCGCGCGACAGGCGCAGAAGGCGGGCGCGCGGCTGTACGAGCGCTGCAACGTCGGTGCGCCGATCGTCGAGGACCGCACGGGCCGTATCACCGGCGTGCACGCCAAACTCGGCGAAGAGAAGCGCGAGGTCACCTTCCGAGCCCCGCTGGTCGTCGCCGCCGACGGCAACTCCACCCGGCTGTCCCTCGCGATGGGCCTGCACCGGCGCGAGGACCGCCCGATGGGCGTCGCGGTCCGTACGTACTTCACGTCGCCCCGCCACGAGGACGACTACCTGGAGTCCTGGCTGGAGTTGTGGGACCGCCGGGGCGCCGAGGACCGCCTCCTGCCCGGCTACGGCTGGATCTTCGGCATGGGCGACGGCACGTCGAACGTCGGTCTGGGCGTCCTGAACACCTCCGACTCCTTCAAGGAGCTGGACTGGCGCGAGGTCCTGAAGGCCTGGTGCGCGTCGATGCCGGAGGACTGGGGATACACCCCGGACAACATGACCGGGCCCATTCGCGGGGCCGCGCTCCCCATGGCCTTCAACCGCCAGCCCCACTACACCAAGGGCCTGCTGCTGGTCGGCGACGCCGGCGGCCTGGTGAACCCCTTCAACGGCGAGGGCATCGCCTACGCCATGGAGTCCGGCCAGATCGCCGCCGACGTCATCGTCCAGGCCCACGCGCGCCCCACGCCCGCGAGCCGCGAACTGGCCCTCCAGCGCTACCCGCGCGTCCTCAAGGACACCTACGGCGGCTACTACACGCTGGGCCGCGCCTTCGTGAAGCTCATCGGCAACCCGAAGGTCATGAAGATCGCGGCCCAGCGCGGCCTGACCCACCCCCTGCTGATGAAGTTCACCCTCAAGATGCTCGCCAACCTCACCGACCCCACGGGCGGCGACGCGATGGACCGCATCATCAACGGGCTGAGCAAGGTGGCGCCGAAGGCGTGATCAGCCGCCCGATGTGGCCGGTCGCCCAGGCGTGATCGGTCGCCCGACGCGACCGGTCGCCCAGGCGTGATCGGTCGCTGAGGGTGCGATTCAGCCACTGAGGGTGCGATCAGTGGCTGAGAGTGGCTGTGTTGGCGGCCCGGCGCGCGAAGCTCTCCTCCCGCCGGCCCGCCCGCACCGAGGTGCCGAGCTGCTTCCCGGCGGGCGACCCCGTGCGCACCGACGTGGGCCGGCCACGATGGAGGGCGCCGACGAGTCCGCCCGACCGCCGGTCAACGCGCGTCTGGGCGCGGACAATTCGGACGCCGAGCGGTGTGAGATCCAGGAGTTCTACCGGCCCCCGGAGAGACCCGGAAGCCCGTCGACGAGGCGCGCCACAGGCTCGGTCCGCCTGAGGCACGCAACGGGACGGAGGGAGCCGCTGCCCCCGAGCGGCAGTGGCCCCCTCCGTACGTCTGTGCGTGCTGCGTGCCCGTGTGTCAGAGCACCCGCACCGCGCCGGTCGGCGGGTCGTACGACAGCGGCTTCTCAGCGACCCCCGTGGACGGGTTCTGCGCGCCGACGAACATTCCGTCACCGACGTACACCGCTACGTGGTACGCGCTGCCGGCGCTGCCCCAGTACAGGATGTCGCCCGGCTGCAGGTTGCTCAGCCCGACCTGGGTGCCGGCGGTCGACTGGTCCTGCGAGACGCGCGGCAGGCTGATGCCGACCTGCTTGAAGGCGGCCTGGACGAGCCCGGAGCAGTCGTACGCGGACGAGCCGGTCGCACCGGACACATAGGCCTTGCCGACCTGAGCCTTCACGAAGGAGACGACCGCGGCGGCCGAACCGGTGGCCGTGGACGTGGATGTGGACGTGCTGACGGACGTGTCAGCGCTCGCATCGGCGGACAGGGTGGTCCGCTCGCTGCTGCGGGACGCGCGCTCGGCAGCGGCCTTGCGAGCGGCCTCCTCGGCCGCCTTCTTCTTGGCCTCGGCCTTCTGCTTCGCCTCAGCGAGGTCCGCCTTGGCCTGCTTCGCCGCCTTTGTGGCGGCCGCGTCACGCTCGGCCTGCAGCTGGTAGTTCGCTGCGGCCTGCTGTGTGGCGTCGGCGGACTGAGCGACCTGCGTGGCCATGTCGGCCGTCAACGTGGGCAGTTCAAGGGTCTGCGTCACCGGCTCGGCGGCGCTGGCCGAGCCGGCCGCCCCGGCGACGGCCAGGGTGCTGAGAACGCCACCGGCCACTCCGGCCCGCATCGCGATTTTCGACGCGCTGCGGCGGGGTTTCCGGTGGCTGCGTATGTGAGCGGTGTGGGACATGAGAACAACCGGTATCAAAGGCTTCTCCATACCTTCAAGAAACGTGTGCTGCGCCACAGTTGTTCACCCGGGCCTCTGAACGTCGGGCGTGTCGCTCTTTATTGACGCCGTAACGGACATTGCGGACGCGGGTGATCAAGCCTGTGATCATGGCCTTTCGTCGTTTCGTCCGGATTGCCCTCCGCCTACCACCTGTTGCAGTGAGTGGCCAAGCCTGCTTCTTGTGTGGCTCTTGTGGATGTGGCGGAGGTCACGCAACGATTACGAGAAGGGTCGCGTCTCGCGGGGGGATCACGGGTCGGTTGCGAGGGGGTCACGAGCGGGCTCCGCTCGTGAACGCGTGCACACGTCCACACCCACGCACCCCCTCGCTCCGATGTGTGAACGCGGCCCTCTATCAAGGCCTCGCGAGGAGCACCAATTTGCATGCAAGGGAAGTCTCTTGATATGGAGACGCCCCGCTCACGCTGCACTGACTAGCGGAAATGTCACCTCTCGTGATCACTCGGACGCTTCGCGTACGAAGATCACCGCTCATCCGACTTCATGATCCTTCGTCAGGTGGTGGAGATCACAAAGCTTGTGCAATACCCCGTGTCGCAGATCACAGAGGCGCAGGCATAGGATGCGAGGCAGTTGGGCTTGTGACCTGCTTCACATGTTCTCGATCTTCGCCGGGACCGGCGGGGTTCGTGGGACAGGTGAGGCGGATGTGGGTCCGACACCATCGCCAGCAGTCAGTGCCGACTGAGAGGAGCGAGGAGCGGTGAACGCGTATGCGCCCATCCTCGTAC encodes:
- a CDS encoding chitinase, which gives rise to MRSLLKPAAGLTCLFALTTAGCSAESDGTSDAAPEASKQASTTPSTPPDTSSSEEAPAATAYAPYVSATDASDLDSTGSPETYNLAFVISDGGGCTPKWNDNDAVGATGVKSRIARLKEDGASVRVSFGGASGEELAATCDSASELAEAYGKALDAAGSTQADFDIEGDELADSDSVDLRSEAIALLQKDRADLSVSFTLPVMPSGLDADSLALLESANEHDVQVSTVNLMTMNYGESYADDMGDYALTSAKASHTQLMKVFGLASAAAWRGMALTSMIGVNDVDGETFTLSDAAQVRTFAAKNEIAWVSMWSTFRDQQCEEGKTGDDDARTNCSGVEQGSGAFAKAFAG
- a CDS encoding bifunctional polysaccharide deacetylase/glycosyltransferase family 2 protein, encoding MTTTPSRGRRRAPTRMKRAAGKAAALQKPRIILALLLLLALTSVMLLDGYLRAEVGGDQRVRDGAGSDEVPDKILNGGPIVSFRNGQATTVSVPKKTIALTFDDGPNPTYTPDVLKILEKYDVPATFFLVGSMVSRYPGIVDDMVEQGNEVGIHTFTHVDLSYQSDARVRREMEQTQLALAGAAGITTTLFRAPYSSETDAIDNYSWPVYKELGADGYTSVFVDTDSDDWKKPGVSKIVQWATPKGTAGASVLMHDAGGDREQTIEALPKYIAKMKAKGYTFTTISGVIEEQRASERETAGVPGATGVPGGVQTAGGPNGPTGNQGSTGNQGSTVSRLQAAHREATGATLYEGKALVLAVAVAELTVPTLSVGLIVVGVAVMGRFGMMLILARRHYRQRNKRRYTWGAPVTRPVSVIVPAYNEKECIANTLKSLARSTHPIEVIVVDDGSTDGTSEIARDAAEALGMTNVRVIRQENAGKPAALNNGVRSASYDIVVMMDGDTVFEADTVGELVQPFADPEVGAVAGNAKVGNRDTVIGAWQHIEYVMGFNLDRRMYDLLRCMPTIPGAIGAFRREAVLQVGGMSEDTLAEDTDITIAMHREGWRVVYQEHARAWTEAPGSLKQLWSQRYRWSYGTMQALWKHRKSLTDKGPSGRFGRVGMPLVVVFQIVTPVFAPLIDVFTVYSMIFIDFQAALLAWFAVLAVQLVCAAYAFRLDREKYRYLLMMPLQQLAYRQMMYLVLIHSCITALTGGRLRWQKLKRTGEVGTPAGAS
- a CDS encoding acyltransferase, with product MQGQQGYPQGYGFGYGQHPGQPGRPGYGYEGYGGYEGYAQQQYPPQSYPQQPYPQQPYPQQPYPQQPYPQPHVDYGQGEPTPDATATLPVLDEPRPEPGPGVAPEAEAAVGAEEEKPPPPAKPAGRDRYFDTLRAVALIRVVIYHTFGWAWAGLVFPSMGVMFGLAGTLMAKSLERPARTVVRSRLRRLLPPFWFWGLFVVVAMLVHDWMPGWQIVYWVVPLGDPPGNAWGEQAWEILWYLRTYLWFVLLSPLLLKVFRLAPVPVLFLSLAPILVLNFVWSGPDNRVGGAMWDLSTYLFCWILGFAHRDGVLQRLKPAAVVLLSLAALGYGGWYAYSHQAEFGTYDLDENPLAQAFWSAGFVMLLMWAKARFRIDFAGLTGFRRLDRIVTVFNARAVTIYLWHEIALILAVPLIDQFWKVPAFETYLPLDSQWFMFGVGWVLIAGFVLLCGWVEDVAAKKRPRLLP
- a CDS encoding demethylmenaquinone methyltransferase — translated: MTRASLNKQPHEVASMFDDVAERYDLTNDVLSLGQDRVWRKEVAKAVDARPAQKVLDLAAGTATSSLPFARTGAYVVPCDFSLGMLQVGKRKHTWLPFTAGDATKLPFKDDTFDAVTISFGLRNVQDTDTALREMYRVTRPGGRVVICEFSHPTWAPFRTVYSEYLMRALPPVARSVSSNPDAYVYLAESIRAWPDQPALAERLREAGWSKVAWRNLTGGIVALHRGFKTEGQ
- a CDS encoding PASTA domain-containing protein, yielding MRVPKLVGLMAMDAREAATTGGVLLSAPDRPDFSRTVVDYVVRQYPPPGVEVPRGAVVTVWFEFGQGEGGGGAGVHEPRLPRPGGGGMQRELDEPGGPFATVAGFGSRY
- a CDS encoding GNAT family N-acetyltransferase, with the translated sequence MNRALPVVRLRVPTDEDAVAWHRTFSHPDVMEFHGGRIAELSVYEELTARQRRHDAERGYCLWTMLDESGKVIGFTGAQPWEREWGPAGEIEIGWRLGREHWGQGYATAAARMTVERVRAAGVPSVVAMVNAANARSIAVTRRLGMSLAEVFMTPTTRQEGHCYRLAL
- a CDS encoding geranylgeranyl reductase family protein translates to MTEPLSENTADVIVVGAGPAGSTTAYHLAKAGLDVLLLEKTEFPREKVCGDGLTPRATKQLVAMGIDISEEAGWLRNKGLRIIGGGVRLQLDWPELASFPDYGLVRKRDDFDEQLARQAQKAGARLYERCNVGAPIVEDRTGRITGVHAKLGEEKREVTFRAPLVVAADGNSTRLSLAMGLHRREDRPMGVAVRTYFTSPRHEDDYLESWLELWDRRGAEDRLLPGYGWIFGMGDGTSNVGLGVLNTSDSFKELDWREVLKAWCASMPEDWGYTPDNMTGPIRGAALPMAFNRQPHYTKGLLLVGDAGGLVNPFNGEGIAYAMESGQIAADVIVQAHARPTPASRELALQRYPRVLKDTYGGYYTLGRAFVKLIGNPKVMKIAAQRGLTHPLLMKFTLKMLANLTDPTGGDAMDRIINGLSKVAPKA
- a CDS encoding C40 family peptidase — protein: MSHTAHIRSHRKPRRSASKIAMRAGVAGGVLSTLAVAGAAGSASAAEPVTQTLELPTLTADMATQVAQSADATQQAAANYQLQAERDAAATKAAKQAKADLAEAKQKAEAKKKAAEEAARKAAAERASRSSERTTLSADASADTSVSTSTSTSTATGSAAAVVSFVKAQVGKAYVSGATGSSAYDCSGLVQAAFKQVGISLPRVSQDQSTAGTQVGLSNLQPGDILYWGSAGSAYHVAVYVGDGMFVGAQNPSTGVAEKPLSYDPPTGAVRVL